The Pseudomonas eucalypticola genome has a window encoding:
- a CDS encoding F0F1 ATP synthase subunit B — MNINATLIGQSVAFFIFVLFCMKFVWPPVIAALQERQKKIADGLDAAQRAARDLELAQDKAGQQLRDAKAQAAEIIEQAKKRGAQIVDEAREQARVEAERVKAQAQAEIEQELNGVKDALRAQVGALAVGGAEKILGATIDQNAHAELVNKLAAEI, encoded by the coding sequence GTGAACATTAATGCAACCCTGATTGGCCAGTCCGTTGCGTTCTTCATTTTTGTACTGTTTTGCATGAAGTTCGTGTGGCCTCCGGTCATCGCGGCTTTGCAAGAACGTCAGAAGAAGATCGCGGATGGACTGGACGCTGCACAACGAGCAGCTCGCGACCTGGAGCTGGCCCAAGACAAAGCGGGTCAGCAACTGCGCGATGCTAAAGCTCAGGCAGCCGAAATCATTGAGCAAGCCAAGAAACGCGGCGCTCAGATCGTCGACGAGGCCCGTGAACAGGCCCGTGTCGAAGCTGAACGCGTGAAGGCTCAGGCTCAGGCCGAGATCGAGCAGGAACTGAACGGTGTCAAAGACGCGCTGCGTGCCCAAGTGGGTGCTCTGGCCGTAGGCGGTGCCGAGAAGATCCTGGGCGCCACAATCGATCAAAACGCGCACGCGGAGCTGGTTAACAAACTGGCTGCAGAAATCTAA
- the atpE gene encoding F0F1 ATP synthase subunit C: protein METVVGLTAIAVALLIGLGALGTAIGFGLLGGKFLEGAARQPEMVPMLQVKMFIVAGLLDAVTMIGVGIALFFTFANPFVGQLAG from the coding sequence ATGGAAACTGTAGTTGGTCTAACCGCTATCGCTGTTGCTCTGCTGATCGGCCTGGGCGCACTGGGTACTGCTATCGGCTTCGGCCTGCTGGGCGGCAAATTCCTGGAAGGCGCAGCTCGCCAGCCAGAAATGGTTCCAATGCTGCAAGTTAAAATGTTCATCGTTGCCGGTCTGCTCGACGCCGTAACCATGATCGGTGTTGGTATCGCTCTGTTCTTCACCTTCGCGAACCCCTTCGTTGGTCAACTCGCTGGCTAA
- a CDS encoding F0F1 ATP synthase subunit delta, with protein MAELTTLARPYAKAAFEHAQAHQQLANWSAMLGLAAAVSEDDTMQRLLKAPRLTSAQKAATFIEVCGEKFDSQAQNFIHVVAENDRLLLLPEIAALFDLYKAEQEKSVDVEVTSAFALNDEQQDKLAKVLSARLGREVRLHAAQDASLIGGVVIRAGDLVIDGSVRGKLAQLAEALKS; from the coding sequence ATGGCAGAACTGACCACGTTGGCCCGACCTTACGCTAAGGCAGCCTTCGAGCATGCCCAGGCCCACCAGCAACTGGCCAATTGGTCAGCCATGCTCGGCCTGGCTGCTGCGGTGTCGGAAGACGACACCATGCAGCGCCTGCTCAAGGCCCCGCGACTGACGAGCGCACAAAAGGCCGCCACTTTCATTGAAGTGTGCGGTGAAAAGTTTGATAGCCAGGCACAGAATTTCATTCATGTTGTCGCGGAAAACGACCGTCTCCTGCTGTTGCCGGAGATCGCGGCTCTGTTCGACCTGTACAAGGCCGAGCAAGAGAAATCCGTAGACGTGGAAGTAACCAGTGCATTTGCATTGAACGACGAACAGCAAGACAAACTCGCCAAGGTTCTCAGTGCACGGCTCGGCCGAGAAGTGCGACTGCACGCCGCGCAAGATGCCTCCCTCATCGGGGGCGTCGTCATTCGCGCTGGCGACCTGGTAATCGATGGTTCAGTGCGTGGCAAACTCGCGCAGCTGGCCGAAGCATTGAAATCTTGA